In Methanococcoides sp. LMO-2, the genomic stretch ACATTTCAACACCTGAAAGGGCTGCTTTGCCAACTGCTTTATCCACAGCTGAGGCCCTGCTTACGTCTTCACAGAATGCAAGTATCTCGCCCTGGTTGTCACAGACGATCACCGAATGTGTACCTCCGGTACGTCTCCATGTCTTTGCATCCTTTTTGAGGTGTTCGACTGCCTTGAAGAAAATCTTCCTGTCAAATTTGAAATCAGTTTCGCTTCCGATCTTTTTCCCGCATGGCCTGGAGCCGATGGCACAACTGCAAAAGTCGAACCTTGAATCCGGATCAATGTCCCGTCTGGTCTTTTTGATGCGGTCCGGGCAGATATCCGCATGGCATATCAGTTTGTCATCTTCGACCTCAACTGAGAGGAGATCAATAGCATGATCGATAAAACCTTCACATAATAAGAATCCCGTTGCGAGTTCCCTATACTCTCTCGGGGTAGCAAAAAAAGAAGCAATTGGGACATCATTGAGGGAAAGATGGAATTCTTTCTCAACGATGACGTCCACGTCTATTTCGTTACTGCCATCTTCCGTAAGCTCGACACATCTGTAAGGAAGATAAGGAGCGGAAGCATCCCTCTCCTCATCCCGCCAGAAGTTGTTCTGGGCAGTTTTCCTCTCGACGTGCCAATCCAACGGCATGGTTATGCAATTTCCTTGATCTTTGCGAAGAGCTGCTTGAGTGTGTCTTCGTTGCTCTGGGTAAACTCGAATGGAGAGCTTGTGAATGGCTTGAAGTACATTGGCACGTTGTCGAGCCTGTAGAATGTACCATCATTCTCCATTGCGTCAATGACACCAGGAAGAACAACATCTGAAGCAGTGACTGTTGGACATGGTGCAATATCCAGGCAGGTCATTGGGATGTCTGCCAGGTATTTTGCAGCGTCTGCAGGGATGTGGTTGACAAGGTCAGCACACATTACGAATGCAGCGTCTACGTCCTTCTCCCTCAGAACGTCCACACAGGTGGTCTCTCCAGGGTTGTACCTTGGATAGCCTCTTGAGAAGTCGATACCGAATGGGTATCCGTAGAGGTATGATGCGATCTGGTTGAAACCTGCTACGTTACAGTGACCTCTCAGTGCACCGAGTACGAACTTTGTTCCGTGGTTGTTGTTGAGCTCCTTGACAAGGTTAAGTCCGAGTTCAACGTTCCTGTGCTTACCGATTGAGGAACCAAGACCAAGACCTACTGAAATGCTACCGAAGTTTGCATTCATCATTGTCTCGACCATCTCGTCCATCACGGAGATAGGTACACCGGTGATCTGCTCGACAGATGGGTGTGGCCTCTTACCGTTGATGATGGTCAGCAGTGCGCTGAAAAGTTCATAGTCGGTGTTAGGGTTGAGCTGGACGTGAAGGTCTGATGCTACTGCAGTGTCGGTTCTCCTTGGGTCGACTGTGATGACCTTACGATCGAACCTTCCTCTCTTGGACCAGTATC encodes the following:
- the fdhD gene encoding formate dehydrogenase accessory sulfurtransferase FdhD produces the protein MPLDWHVERKTAQNNFWRDEERDASAPYLPYRCVELTEDGSNEIDVDVIVEKEFHLSLNDVPIASFFATPREYRELATGFLLCEGFIDHAIDLLSVEVEDDKLICHADICPDRIKKTRRDIDPDSRFDFCSCAIGSRPCGKKIGSETDFKFDRKIFFKAVEHLKKDAKTWRRTGGTHSVIVCDNQGEILAFCEDVSRASAVDKAVGKAALSGVEMSNCALVATGRLSVTMVSKAINAGVSVLASKAGPINEGIDLARATGLTLVGFVRPPNMYVYNGIERII
- a CDS encoding formylmethanofuran dehydrogenase subunit B, with product MVFKNIMCPVCGASCDDIQVELGDGEITVKNACKMGNGKFQEIVSTHRLKDPQVRKEGKLQKAAWDEALTKAAEMLVNAERPLFFLGSETSCEAQEVGLHIAEYLGGVADSNATICHGPTVMGIQESGCPAATAGQTKNRSDVNIYWGSNPLASMPRHMSKYAVFPRGYWSKRGRFDRKVITVDPRRTDTAVASDLHVQLNPNTDYELFSALLTIINGKRPHPSVEQITGVPISVMDEMVETMMNANFGSISVGLGLGSSIGKHRNVELGLNLVKELNNNHGTKFVLGALRGHCNVAGFNQIASYLYGYPFGIDFSRGYPRYNPGETTCVDVLREKDVDAAFVMCADLVNHIPADAAKYLADIPMTCLDIAPCPTVTASDVVLPGVIDAMENDGTFYRLDNVPMYFKPFTSSPFEFTQSNEDTLKQLFAKIKEIA